The proteins below are encoded in one region of Verrucomicrobiota bacterium:
- a CDS encoding cytochrome c family protein → MSNFFPRWANWLPLQLLVCGLVIGGPITLGIWYYFTPKYTRVGYQPDQPVPFSHALHVKQLGMDCRYCHSFVEVAGHSNLPATQTCINCHGQGKILPNSPRLAAVRDSWETGQPIPWVQIHRLPDYAYFNHAVHVNRGVSCYSCHGAVNEMSVVYEAESLSMKWCLDCHRAPENFLRPPSEIFNMNWHPASPEAQRELGTKFKEEWKVNPPVNCGGCHR, encoded by the coding sequence ATGTCGAATTTCTTTCCCAGATGGGCCAATTGGCTTCCGCTCCAGCTGCTTGTCTGCGGCCTGGTGATCGGTGGACCCATCACTCTCGGGATCTGGTACTATTTCACGCCGAAGTACACCCGCGTCGGCTATCAGCCCGACCAGCCGGTGCCCTTCTCCCATGCCCTGCACGTGAAGCAGCTCGGGATGGACTGTCGCTATTGCCATAGCTTCGTCGAGGTAGCCGGTCACTCGAACCTGCCTGCCACCCAGACCTGCATCAACTGCCATGGCCAGGGCAAGATCCTGCCGAACAGTCCCCGTCTGGCCGCTGTGCGCGACAGCTGGGAGACAGGCCAGCCGATTCCTTGGGTGCAGATCCACCGCCTGCCGGATTACGCCTACTTCAACCATGCGGTCCATGTGAACCGTGGGGTCAGCTGCTACAGCTGTCATGGTGCAGTAAACGAGATGAGCGTTGTCTACGAGGCCGAGTCACTCAGCATGAAGTGGTGCCTGGACTGCCATCGCGCCCCTGAGAATTTCCTTCGCCCTCCCTCGGAGATCTTTAACATGAACTGGCATCCCGCCTCGCCCGAGGCGCAGCGTGAGCTGGGAACAAAGTTCAAAGAGGAGTGGAAGGTCAATCCACCCGTCAACTGCGGAGGCTGCCACCGATGA
- a CDS encoding DUF192 domain-containing protein — protein MKKMLPLLLSVFFSLLPLQAAPKPQTNLPKATLSLGTNSLNAQIAADDASRELGLMSRTNLGTDEAMVFVFPHPRSVTFWMKDTPLPLSIAYVGRSGMIFEIHDMKPFDETPIPSASSAVIYAIETPVGWFEKHGVMAGSTVGGLPSPGTAK, from the coding sequence ATGAAAAAAATGCTCCCGCTTCTGCTTTCAGTTTTCTTTTCGTTATTGCCACTCCAGGCCGCGCCTAAGCCTCAGACCAACCTTCCCAAGGCAACACTTTCCCTTGGGACCAACTCTCTGAATGCCCAGATCGCGGCCGATGATGCCTCACGGGAACTTGGCCTGATGTCGCGGACGAATCTCGGGACCGACGAGGCGATGGTCTTCGTATTTCCTCACCCCCGATCCGTCACTTTCTGGATGAAGGATACCCCGCTCCCACTCTCCATCGCCTACGTGGGTCGCTCGGGTATGATCTTCGAAATCCATGACATGAAGCCCTTCGATGAAACCCCCATCCCCAGCGCCTCAAGCGCCGTCATCTACGCAATCGAGACACCGGTGGGTTGGTTTGAAAAACACGGCGTGATGGCTGGCAGCACGGTCGGTGGACTTCCTTCTCCCGGCACGGCGAAGTAG
- a CDS encoding PEP-CTERM sorting domain-containing protein — MKKPLPLLAALCLGGILASGTANAATINQLQSFSSLSTNSLVLTWNQFDSALGTLTGISLIIDGTVTGSFDVFNSDLVDPATLSNPKDRLRLTFSGLGAPSAQQTAQTTLTTIPAMQFTIATNSNQSFNLGLNPQSLGSVNNNLFAFAEFFTGTGTLSSTLVQPFVLTSDNSGNTTVDYSQMFASGSVSIDYTYDAIPEPSTYALMGLGALALVVAYRRKRSA, encoded by the coding sequence ATGAAAAAGCCCCTACCCCTCCTTGCCGCGCTCTGCCTTGGCGGCATTCTAGCCTCTGGAACAGCAAACGCCGCAACGATCAACCAGTTGCAGTCGTTTAGTAGTTTATCCACCAATTCCCTGGTCCTTACTTGGAACCAGTTCGATTCTGCGCTTGGCACGCTGACGGGGATCTCATTGATCATTGATGGGACGGTGACCGGTTCTTTCGACGTATTCAACTCCGACCTAGTCGATCCTGCGACTCTCTCCAACCCGAAGGATCGCCTGCGGCTGACATTCAGCGGTTTAGGAGCGCCGTCGGCGCAGCAGACCGCGCAGACCACCCTGACGACAATCCCGGCCATGCAGTTTACAATTGCAACGAATTCCAATCAATCCTTCAACTTGGGCCTGAATCCGCAGTCCCTCGGTTCCGTGAACAACAACCTGTTCGCGTTTGCCGAGTTCTTCACTGGCACGGGAACGCTGTCTTCAACGCTAGTACAGCCCTTCGTGCTAACGTCCGACAACTCGGGCAATACGACGGTCGATTACAGTCAAATGTTTGCTTCTGGGAGCGTCTCTATCGACTACACCTACGATGCCATTCCCGAGCCCTCCACCTACGCCCTCATGGGCCTCGGTGCGCTAGCCCTCGTGGTGGCCTACCGCCGCAAGCGCTCAGCTTAA
- a CDS encoding Rne/Rng family ribonuclease — protein MIETVKRLLGVKKSGPRIELIVSCEKLEKRVALLEDGKLEEYSIERDSERNIVGGIFKGKVRNIEHGLKAMFVDIGFEKNAFLHFWDAIPAALDSGIETVQRAGGGSNPKKKPQITAKDIPNVYPVGSEIMVQVTKGPIGTKGPRITTNISMAGRYMVLMPFNDQCGISRKIEDPKERARLRKILTELTLPEGMGIIIRTAGEGQKARFFVRDLGFLLDQWREVEKGMAEKPAASTLILEPDLVDRTVRDLLTESVDAVHVDDIKACERMQELVGQISKRAKKSIHFYSGQKPIFDNFAVQTQIDNAFLRQVWLPCGGYLVIDETEAMIAVDVNTGRNKGSKDMDKTIFQTNMEAADEVARQLRLRNIGGLIVVDFIDMKNRKDQQAVYQRMRDRLRRDKARTHVLPISALGLMEMTRQRAQESLSSSLYTNCSYCHGKGVVKSQMTMSVELQRALHTLMKRHQEEIHEFKVTVHPELLNRLRTEDEELLIDIERKYAGRLSFKSDPTLHVEKFTVANAQTNEELKV, from the coding sequence ATCATTGAAACCGTCAAACGCCTCCTAGGCGTCAAAAAATCAGGCCCCCGCATCGAGCTAATCGTCAGCTGCGAGAAACTCGAGAAACGAGTCGCCCTCCTCGAGGACGGCAAGCTGGAAGAATACTCCATCGAGCGCGACAGCGAGCGCAACATCGTCGGCGGCATCTTCAAGGGCAAGGTCCGCAACATCGAGCATGGCCTCAAGGCCATGTTTGTAGACATCGGCTTCGAGAAGAACGCCTTCCTTCACTTCTGGGACGCCATCCCGGCGGCTCTTGATAGCGGCATTGAGACCGTCCAGCGCGCAGGAGGAGGAAGCAACCCAAAAAAGAAGCCGCAGATCACCGCCAAGGACATCCCCAATGTCTATCCTGTCGGAAGCGAGATCATGGTCCAGGTGACCAAGGGACCGATCGGCACCAAGGGGCCCCGGATCACCACCAACATTTCCATGGCTGGCCGTTACATGGTCCTCATGCCTTTCAACGACCAGTGCGGCATCTCCCGCAAGATCGAGGATCCTAAGGAGCGCGCACGTCTCCGTAAGATCCTGACCGAGCTAACCCTGCCTGAGGGAATGGGCATTATCATCCGCACCGCAGGAGAGGGGCAGAAGGCCCGTTTCTTCGTCCGCGATCTCGGCTTCCTGCTCGACCAGTGGCGCGAAGTGGAGAAGGGGATGGCCGAGAAGCCGGCCGCCAGCACACTGATCCTCGAGCCCGATCTGGTCGATCGTACGGTCCGCGATCTCCTGACAGAGAGTGTGGATGCCGTTCATGTCGATGACATCAAGGCCTGCGAACGCATGCAGGAACTCGTAGGCCAGATCTCCAAGCGCGCCAAGAAATCGATCCACTTCTACAGCGGCCAGAAGCCTATCTTCGACAATTTCGCCGTTCAGACTCAGATCGATAACGCCTTCCTGCGCCAGGTCTGGCTACCGTGCGGCGGCTATCTCGTCATCGATGAGACCGAGGCCATGATCGCCGTCGACGTGAACACTGGGCGGAACAAGGGTAGCAAGGACATGGACAAGACCATCTTCCAAACCAACATGGAGGCGGCTGATGAGGTCGCTCGCCAGCTGCGTCTGCGTAATATCGGCGGACTAATCGTTGTCGACTTCATCGATATGAAGAACCGTAAGGATCAGCAAGCCGTCTACCAGCGCATGCGCGACCGCCTGCGTCGCGACAAGGCCCGCACCCATGTTCTCCCAATCTCCGCGCTCGGCCTCATGGAGATGACCCGTCAGCGAGCTCAAGAGAGTCTCTCCAGCTCGCTCTACACGAACTGCTCCTATTGCCACGGCAAGGGCGTCGTGAAGAGCCAAATGACCATGAGCGTCGAGCTTCAGCGGGCGCTTCACACTCTCATGAAGCGTCACCAGGAGGAGATCCATGAGTTTAAGGTCACCGTTCATCCGGAGCTTCTCAACCGCCTCCGCACCGAGGACGAGGAACTCCTTATCGACATCGAGCGCAAGTACGCCGGTCGACTCTCCTTTAAGTCCGACCCGACACTCCATGTGGAGAAGTTCACTGTCGCGAATGCGCAGACCAATGAGGAGCTGAAGGTTTGA